One window from the genome of Aquificaceae bacterium encodes:
- a CDS encoding response regulator transcription factor, translated as MRVLLVEDDQHLGKLLLDGLSREGYEVDWVRDGYSAVNRILEEDYDLVLLDIMLPKMDGIKVCKRIREVKDIPIIMLTAKGQIEDKVEGLSAGADDYITKPFSFKELLARIGAVLRRYKKEGPDTLKVGELELKLKSFEVYYRGKRIPMTQREFKLLRLLAERVNTAVSREEIYSKVWGYSYGEASNVVDVYIKNIRTKLEDKEHKLIKTVRGYGYMMVEEDVGKA; from the coding sequence ATGAGGGTTTTGCTCGTTGAGGATGACCAACACCTTGGCAAACTTCTTTTGGATGGCTTAAGCCGTGAGGGATATGAGGTTGATTGGGTAAGAGACGGCTATTCCGCAGTAAATCGTATATTGGAAGAGGACTATGACCTTGTGCTTCTTGATATTATGCTTCCTAAGATGGATGGAATAAAGGTCTGTAAGAGGATAAGGGAAGTAAAGGATATACCCATAATTATGCTAACTGCCAAGGGGCAGATTGAGGACAAGGTGGAGGGGCTTTCTGCGGGAGCGGACGACTACATAACAAAACCCTTTTCCTTTAAGGAGCTTTTGGCGAGAATCGGTGCAGTCCTTAGAAGATATAAAAAGGAAGGACCAGACACTTTAAAGGTGGGCGAGTTGGAGCTTAAGTTAAAGTCCTTTGAAGTATACTACAGAGGTAAAAGGATACCCATGACCCAAAGAGAGTTCAAACTCCTAAGACTACTCGCGGAAAGGGTAAACACTGCAGTAAGCAGAGAGGAAATATACTCAAAGGTGTGGGGCTATTCTTATGGAGAAGCTTCAAACGTGGTAGATGTTTACATAAAAAACATAAGGACAAAGTTAGAGGATAAGGAGCACAAGCTAATAAAGACAGTTAGAGGCTATGGGTATATGATGGTAGAAGAGGATGTCGGTAAGGCTTAA
- a CDS encoding ADP-ribosylation factor-like protein, producing MLVDLERKTIRLKVVYYGVAQSGKTTNLEKLSEMEGLSLMKLDTQEEKTLVFDFATKKVKVGDLTLSFALYAVPGQDIYKDIRLTVLRGVDGIVFVVDSQRERLKENINFYSLLKADLLRVGKDPSSVPVVIQYNKLDLPNAMDCREMEKAINIDNHPSVCAIAIKGEGVLETFNVLENYLISKVERMLL from the coding sequence ATGCTGGTGGACCTTGAGCGAAAAACCATAAGATTAAAGGTGGTTTACTACGGCGTAGCCCAATCTGGCAAAACAACGAACCTTGAAAAGCTCTCAGAAATGGAAGGTCTTAGTCTAATGAAGCTGGATACACAAGAAGAAAAAACCCTTGTCTTTGACTTTGCTACAAAAAAGGTGAAGGTTGGAGACCTTACCCTTTCCTTTGCATTATACGCAGTGCCTGGTCAAGACATATATAAAGATATAAGGCTTACGGTTCTTAGGGGTGTTGATGGAATAGTGTTTGTTGTGGACTCTCAAAGGGAAAGGTTAAAGGAAAACATAAACTTTTATAGTCTTTTGAAGGCAGACCTGCTTCGCGTTGGCAAGGACCCTTCAAGTGTTCCTGTTGTTATCCAGTATAACAAGCTTGACCTGCCAAACGCTATGGACTGTAGGGAGATGGAAAAGGCTATAAACATTGATAACCATCCTTCTGTTTGTGCAATTGCCATAAAGGGTGAGGGTGTGTTGGAAACCTTTAATGTTCTGGAAAACTATCTAATATCAAAGGTAGAAAGGATGTTATTATGA
- a CDS encoding lipopolysaccharide assembly protein LapA domain-containing protein, which yields MSVIKFLVFIVFLTAFLLFIAQNAGYVEIHFFHMTYNVPLFVLLLFTFAFGFLLPSFYLLIRITILKRQLHGIEEGLRELSRGYLNKAERLLLSVGRVVEPVRSLVAKAIHEQGRLEDLKNFNSTTSAIVGEIMLKEGNLQEAEKKFNQTLLQDKENLRAIKGLRDLYAISESWEKALEYQEKVLQLCEKWEREKQKTIKAEIMAMVYLKKGEERLIEKAFDLNPSPFVYSVYIKHLLSQDRIKDARKVWEKAVSMGYQEEVLWNLLEDEKALTKLLDDIDAKAESIDPNILCMVYLHLNLISKAKALEERLTNPFKALLYSSQSHKEQDKYCLFGIRELLKPFVCSCGKAYNTYKPICVKCIRWGEIKLRREINAGGP from the coding sequence ATGAGCGTAATAAAGTTTCTTGTCTTTATAGTCTTCCTTACAGCCTTTCTTCTTTTTATAGCTCAAAATGCGGGATATGTGGAAATCCATTTCTTTCATATGACCTACAACGTGCCTTTGTTTGTGCTTTTGCTTTTCACCTTTGCCTTTGGCTTTTTATTGCCTTCCTTTTACCTTCTTATAAGGATTACCATACTAAAAAGACAGCTTCATGGAATAGAGGAAGGGTTAAGGGAGCTTTCAAGAGGTTACTTGAATAAGGCGGAACGACTGCTTCTTTCTGTAGGTAGAGTTGTTGAGCCAGTAAGGTCCCTTGTGGCAAAGGCAATTCACGAACAAGGAAGGCTTGAAGACCTTAAGAATTTCAACAGTACAACCTCAGCCATTGTGGGTGAGATTATGCTAAAGGAAGGAAACCTGCAGGAAGCGGAAAAGAAATTCAATCAGACACTCTTACAAGATAAAGAAAACCTAAGGGCTATAAAGGGACTTAGAGATCTTTATGCTATTTCAGAAAGCTGGGAAAAAGCTTTAGAGTATCAAGAAAAAGTTCTTCAGCTATGTGAAAAATGGGAAAGGGAAAAGCAAAAGACTATTAAGGCGGAAATAATGGCTATGGTTTACCTTAAAAAGGGAGAGGAAAGGCTTATAGAAAAAGCCTTTGACTTAAACCCGTCGCCCTTTGTTTACTCAGTTTACATAAAACACCTTCTTTCTCAAGATAGGATAAAAGATGCCAGAAAAGTTTGGGAAAAGGCTGTATCTATGGGATATCAAGAAGAAGTGCTTTGGAACCTTCTGGAAGACGAAAAGGCTCTTACAAAACTGCTTGACGACATTGATGCAAAAGCCGAATCCATAGACCCGAATATTCTCTGCATGGTATACCTTCATCTTAACTTAATTAGCAAGGCAAAAGCCTTAGAGGAAAGACTTACAAATCCTTTTAAGGCTCTTCTTTATAGTTCTCAATCTCACAAGGAGCAAGATAAGTATTGTCTGTTTGGAATAAGGGAACTTCTTAAACCCTTTGTCTGTTCTTGTGGTAAAGCTTATAATACATATAAGCCCATATGCGTAAAGTGCATAAGGTGGGGAGAAATCAAGCTTAGGAGGGAAATAAATGCTGGTGGACCTTGA
- the rsfS gene encoding ribosome silencing factor yields MQDSKELLKTIKNLLEGKKAEDVVVLDVSKQTNISDYFIIATANSAVHARSLLKHLEEELEKIGVKPDHVEGAEEANWILIDFIDIIVHIFQKEWREYYDLEWLYSNAERVSL; encoded by the coding sequence ATGCAGGACAGTAAGGAGCTATTAAAAACTATTAAAAATCTATTAGAAGGGAAAAAGGCAGAGGATGTGGTAGTATTGGACGTTTCCAAACAAACGAACATATCCGATTACTTTATAATAGCGACAGCTAACTCTGCGGTGCATGCAAGGTCCCTTCTAAAGCATCTTGAGGAAGAACTTGAAAAAATTGGTGTAAAACCAGACCATGTGGAGGGGGCTGAAGAGGCTAATTGGATACTCATAGACTTTATTGATATAATAGTCCATATATTTCAGAAAGAATGGAGAGAATACTATGACCTTGAGTGGCTTTACTCCAACGCGGAGAGGGTAAGTTTATGA